From the genome of Nitrospira sp., one region includes:
- a CDS encoding tyrosine-type recombinase/integrase, with protein sequence MGLFKRNKVWWMTFVYQGRQIRRSTECTDRRLAEAVLGKIKVKLVEGRYFDRLEEQERTFAEMVERYVAERVVGASRHGERRARGVLAHLLPVFGKKTLVQVTPKEIAAYKWKRQQAGAAPATIVKELALMKTAFNIAIREWEWCRDNPVCRVSMGKVNNARVRYCDDETLARIYQACPTWLQPIVMLARYTGLRRENVVCLQWEQVDLTRGLIILDHTKNGDRLGIPLCDPAMKTLEAVRPARPLASGPVFLQHTEDREPVTPDMVTTAFRRACKSVGVTNFRFHDLRHTFASALVQKGVDLYRVQRLLGHRDGRMTQRYAHLAPENLREAVQVFKDDYHKFSTMPGVGPTRLVLTA encoded by the coding sequence ATGGGGCTGTTTAAGCGCAACAAAGTGTGGTGGATGACGTTTGTCTATCAGGGGCGACAAATCCGTCGGAGTACCGAATGTACGGACCGCCGACTCGCAGAAGCGGTGCTCGGCAAGATCAAGGTCAAGCTGGTCGAAGGTCGCTATTTCGACCGGCTCGAAGAACAAGAGCGGACCTTTGCCGAGATGGTCGAGCGTTACGTGGCTGAGCGAGTCGTGGGAGCTAGTCGCCACGGTGAACGACGGGCACGCGGCGTCCTGGCTCACCTTCTACCGGTGTTTGGCAAAAAGACCTTGGTTCAGGTCACACCGAAAGAGATTGCCGCGTACAAGTGGAAACGGCAACAAGCAGGAGCTGCACCGGCGACCATCGTGAAAGAATTGGCCTTGATGAAGACCGCTTTTAATATCGCCATTCGAGAATGGGAATGGTGCCGCGACAATCCGGTGTGCCGGGTGTCGATGGGCAAGGTGAACAATGCCCGCGTCCGGTACTGCGATGACGAGACGTTGGCGAGGATCTACCAAGCCTGTCCGACATGGCTGCAACCGATTGTGATGCTGGCACGCTACACCGGCCTGCGCCGGGAAAACGTGGTGTGCCTGCAATGGGAGCAAGTCGATCTGACTCGGGGGCTCATCATTCTGGATCACACCAAGAACGGGGATCGCTTAGGCATTCCTCTCTGCGATCCTGCGATGAAGACCTTGGAAGCCGTGCGACCAGCTCGACCGCTGGCAAGCGGCCCGGTCTTCCTTCAACACACCGAGGACAGGGAACCAGTGACACCGGATATGGTCACGACGGCCTTTCGGCGAGCTTGCAAGTCTGTGGGCGTGACGAACTTTCGCTTTCACGACCTGCGGCATACCTTTGCCTCGGCGCTGGTGCAGAAGGGCGTGGATCTGTATCGCGTACAGCGTTTACTGGGCCATCGCGACGGACGGATGACTCAACGCTATGCGCATCTGGCGCCGGAGAATTTGCGGGAAGCGGTGCAGGTGTTTAAGGACGACTATCACAAATTTAGCACAATGCCGGGGGTGGGTCCGACCAGGCTCGTGCTAACTGCCTGA
- a CDS encoding replication initiation factor domain-containing protein codes for MDSGFTLTIDWLAFTVLASNPQETMKVLGGDWSKAKGGFRGYPLSWMRAGGLRGVGKLGTNAPRRPNEIHVDLSGGLASALTLDQIRALLKWVHKQQGHVTRIDCALDDRAGSVPVSTIREAVAAGQCVTRAAQVRHIVSNLTHGTGATTGETMYFGSPQSQTLLRIYDKRLELQSKGQENWQEYGTRWELELKKDRAEQCARALASLQEADWKELVIGLLRSYVDFRDITKETEEEERYRAPVVEWYALLTEGFQKGRLAQEKQVQTLQNVKRWVSDTLTPMLAVICATPGGEEWLLNEIVRGIARWKDRHRNLLTQPPTRFHRSAGGHAGSPW; via the coding sequence ATGGATTCTGGCTTCACCCTCACGATTGATTGGCTGGCCTTCACCGTCCTCGCCAGCAATCCCCAAGAGACCATGAAGGTCCTCGGTGGAGATTGGAGCAAGGCCAAAGGCGGCTTCCGAGGCTATCCCTTGTCCTGGATGCGGGCAGGCGGCCTGCGCGGGGTCGGCAAACTGGGCACCAATGCGCCTCGGCGTCCGAATGAAATCCATGTGGATCTGTCGGGCGGCCTCGCGTCCGCCCTGACACTGGATCAAATCCGCGCCCTGCTCAAATGGGTGCATAAGCAGCAAGGGCATGTGACGCGCATTGATTGCGCGCTGGATGATCGAGCCGGATCGGTCCCGGTCAGTACGATTCGGGAGGCCGTTGCTGCCGGTCAGTGTGTCACGCGTGCCGCACAGGTCCGGCATATCGTCTCCAACCTCACGCATGGGACCGGGGCGACAACGGGCGAGACGATGTATTTCGGGAGTCCGCAGAGCCAAACCCTCTTGCGGATTTATGACAAACGGCTCGAACTCCAGAGCAAGGGGCAAGAGAACTGGCAGGAGTATGGCACTCGATGGGAATTGGAGCTCAAGAAGGACCGGGCCGAACAGTGTGCCCGAGCGTTGGCGAGTTTGCAGGAAGCCGATTGGAAGGAGTTGGTGATTGGCTTACTCCGCTCCTATGTGGATTTTCGAGACATCACCAAAGAGACCGAAGAGGAAGAACGCTACCGGGCTCCAGTGGTGGAGTGGTATGCCCTCCTGACGGAGGGATTTCAGAAGGGGCGGTTGGCCCAGGAGAAGCAGGTGCAGACCCTGCAAAACGTGAAACGATGGGTGAGTGACACCCTGACGCCGATGTTGGCGGTCATTTGCGCCACCCCTGGAGGGGAAGAATGGCTACTGAACGAAATTGTCAGGGGCATTGCTCGGTGGAAAGACCGACACCGCAATTTGCTCACACAACCACCCACTCGGTTTCACCGGTCTGCCGGCGGTCACGCGGGCAGCCCATGGTAG
- a CDS encoding helix-turn-helix domain-containing protein, whose protein sequence is MLTVKELSAWLNIKESTLYLWASKNKIPCRRIHGLVRFEPEDIRKWLDAFESATASRLPALRRDDTRDLDHLIEAAKCEVYTPRHGETRPKSGLIQKEDADGAV, encoded by the coding sequence ATGCTTACCGTCAAAGAACTCTCAGCTTGGCTCAACATCAAAGAATCCACACTCTATCTCTGGGCTTCCAAGAACAAGATTCCTTGCCGCCGTATTCACGGCCTCGTCAGATTTGAACCAGAAGACATTCGGAAGTGGCTCGATGCTTTTGAATCGGCCACAGCAAGCCGCTTACCCGCCCTGAGACGCGACGATACCCGCGACCTAGACCATCTCATTGAAGCGGCGAAATGCGAGGTCTATACTCCCCGTCACGGGGAAACTAGACCGAAATCAGGCCTCATCCAGAAGGAGGATGCAGATGGGGCTGTTTAA